The following are encoded in a window of Bacteroidota bacterium genomic DNA:
- a CDS encoding PKD domain-containing protein, with amino-acid sequence MKNKIFAVLLLILLFPLFSNGKSTHLFPLLFTENKGQWNANILFQTHSSGMNIGFMNNKIVFAQIKSDSITKTINVKNKTQQLVWNIEFANHNPNAKLVAGEQKITKSNFIRSGNPKKNIVNVANYASVTYKNIYSNTDIVYYEHGGNLKYDIVLNPGANYKEIQFVCKETEKLSIDSNGDLIIRNAWGTLTEKAPYTYQIINGQKTEIASAFTLVNENTYGFVISGKYDTRIPLIIDPIVFEWSTYAGPTTAGNQSPLWDMEIDNVGNVYGTGYYYSSFPVTSGVFMGELDVFVFKLDPTGSSLLWSTTVGGDGSEGGYGLTVDNATQEVYVTGYTIPKIYNSICDCFFSSSIPFPTTAGAFSTVIDGGGAGGDSTDAFVFKLNAAGNTLLYSTYLGGLGFDLGHNIRINANGEAVVSGQTSRVGNDFPTTPGAFDVTSNSFDAFISKLNNTGSALIYSTYIGGANGLDVPGASNYDHSTGKGLHLDASGNIYLVGETTSTDFPVTPGAYQTVFGGMSDAFACKLNPAGGGSSDMIWATFIGGADIDMAADLAVTTTGDVYICGLTESINFPITLGAYDNTYDNNLWEAFVVKLNSNGNTLLNSTLFGHNGWVTRAESIIINSANEVFFSGYGYDSIPKCGGGILPHGTSYVAKMNPTLSTLISCSGFGTSYNSQRTSMQTIGSGCNFRVIVGHWAVGSAIKFPTTTGVFQPNWLIGNNQTTVGVFKLQQKINVGFIHSPTPTCGSPIVFTDTIDQCNLWDPINNWQWDFGDGNTSTLQTPTHTYSSPGVYQVKLKVSCPLDSIVIPVTVTTNINSTVSNDTTICSGTSAQLSASGGTSYSWSPSLSISNSGIFNPLATPTQSTTYTVAVSQSGCTVYDSTHVSVVASPVIVFTSPNFVCSGDTTTISATGGGAYLWNTGATTSSISILPAINSIYSITVTNGICNSTATTSVNVVPTPTVSVSANNSICSGQTATLTASGGLTYQWSNGNTGSSISVGPTVNSVYTVSVSNGFCAKVDSVTITINPTPSANAGADQTICALATATLNATGGGFYLWSNGATTSSISILPSNTSIYTVTVYNNMCHDTDEVIVSIVTPIADAGNNSTITEGQSTTL; translated from the coding sequence ATGAAAAATAAAATCTTTGCCGTTTTACTACTTATATTGTTGTTCCCCCTTTTTTCTAATGGCAAAAGCACACACCTATTTCCATTACTATTCACTGAAAATAAGGGACAATGGAATGCAAACATATTGTTTCAAACACACTCATCCGGAATGAACATAGGGTTCATGAATAATAAAATTGTGTTTGCACAAATTAAATCAGACAGTATCACAAAAACGATAAATGTTAAAAATAAAACACAGCAATTGGTGTGGAACATTGAATTTGCTAATCACAATCCGAATGCCAAATTAGTTGCCGGTGAACAAAAAATAACTAAAAGTAATTTTATACGAAGCGGAAATCCAAAGAAAAATATTGTAAACGTAGCCAACTATGCTTCTGTTACCTATAAAAATATTTATTCTAATACAGACATTGTGTATTACGAACATGGAGGCAATTTAAAATACGATATCGTATTAAATCCCGGAGCGAATTATAAAGAAATTCAGTTTGTGTGTAAAGAAACAGAGAAGCTATCAATTGATTCGAACGGAGATTTGATAATAAGAAACGCTTGGGGAACACTAACCGAAAAAGCTCCTTACACTTACCAAATTATTAACGGACAAAAAACAGAAATTGCATCCGCGTTTACGTTAGTTAATGAAAACACGTATGGCTTTGTAATTTCAGGCAAATACGACACACGTATTCCGTTAATAATCGATCCCATTGTGTTTGAATGGTCAACATATGCTGGACCTACAACTGCAGGAAATCAATCTCCTTTATGGGATATGGAAATTGACAACGTAGGTAATGTGTATGGAACAGGATATTATTATTCCAGCTTTCCTGTAACAAGTGGAGTGTTTATGGGGGAATTGGATGTTTTTGTTTTCAAACTTGACCCAACAGGTTCTAGTTTACTATGGTCAACCACTGTTGGAGGAGATGGTTCTGAAGGAGGCTATGGACTTACCGTTGATAATGCAACACAAGAGGTTTATGTTACCGGATATACAATCCCCAAAATATATAACAGTATTTGTGATTGCTTTTTCTCTAGCTCCATTCCTTTTCCTACTACAGCCGGTGCATTTAGTACTGTTATAGATGGCGGTGGTGCCGGAGGCGATAGCACAGACGCATTTGTATTTAAGTTAAATGCCGCAGGAAATACGCTGCTTTATAGTACCTATTTAGGTGGTTTAGGGTTTGATTTAGGCCACAACATTAGAATTAATGCCAACGGAGAAGCTGTTGTATCTGGTCAAACATCTCGAGTTGGTAATGATTTTCCAACCACACCGGGAGCGTTTGATGTTACCTCCAATTCATTTGATGCATTTATTTCTAAGTTAAACAATACCGGCTCCGCTCTTATTTATTCAACTTACATTGGAGGAGCAAACGGACTGGATGTTCCAGGGGCTTCTAATTATGACCACTCAACCGGAAAAGGATTACACTTAGATGCTTCCGGAAATATTTATTTAGTTGGAGAAACAACCTCTACGGATTTTCCTGTTACTCCCGGTGCGTATCAAACTGTATTTGGGGGTATGTCGGATGCGTTTGCATGCAAATTGAATCCTGCTGGAGGCGGAAGTTCAGACATGATTTGGGCGACATTCATTGGTGGAGCTGATATAGATATGGCTGCCGATCTTGCTGTTACTACAACTGGAGATGTATATATTTGCGGCTTAACAGAATCAATCAATTTTCCGATTACTCTCGGAGCTTATGACAACACCTATGATAATAATTTATGGGAAGCATTTGTTGTGAAATTAAATTCAAATGGAAATACACTGCTTAACTCTACCTTATTTGGTCATAACGGATGGGTAACAAGAGCAGAAAGTATTATCATTAATTCTGCAAATGAAGTATTCTTCTCCGGTTATGGTTACGATAGTATACCAAAATGTGGTGGTGGAATTTTACCACATGGAACATCGTATGTAGCAAAAATGAATCCTACGCTTTCTACCTTAATTTCTTGCTCTGGTTTCGGAACCTCTTACAACTCGCAAAGAACAAGCATGCAAACCATTGGCTCCGGTTGCAATTTTAGGGTTATTGTTGGGCATTGGGCAGTAGGAAGCGCAATTAAATTTCCTACCACAACTGGTGTTTTTCAGCCCAATTGGCTAATTGGAAATAATCAAACTACTGTAGGAGTATTTAAATTGCAACAAAAAATTAATGTAGGATTTATTCATTCCCCTACCCCTACTTGTGGCTCTCCTATTGTATTTACAGACACAATTGACCAATGTAATTTATGGGACCCTATAAACAATTGGCAATGGGATTTTGGAGATGGAAATACATCCACACTCCAAACTCCTACTCACACGTATTCATCTCCGGGAGTTTACCAAGTTAAATTAAAAGTTAGTTGTCCGTTAGACTCTATCGTAATTCCGGTAACAGTAACTACAAACATAAACTCCACTGTAAGTAATGATACAACTATATGTTCCGGAACATCTGCTCAACTTAGTGCAAGCGGAGGAACAAGTTATAGTTGGTCTCCTTCCCTATCAATTAGTAACTCAGGAATATTTAATCCGTTAGCAACACCCACACAAAGCACTACTTATACCGTAGCTGTAAGTCAATCAGGATGCACTGTTTACGACAGTACGCATGTTTCTGTTGTAGCATCTCCTGTAATTGTATTCACTAGTCCGAATTTTGTATGTAGTGGAGATACTACAACTATAAGTGCAACTGGGGGTGGTGCCTATTTGTGGAATACCGGTGCAACAACATCTTCCATTTCTATCTTACCTGCAATCAATTCTATTTATTCTATAACAGTAACAAATGGAATTTGTAATAGTACAGCAACTACATCTGTAAACGTTGTCCCTACTCCTACTGTTTCTGTAAGTGCAAACAATTCAATTTGTAGTGGACAGACTGCAACCTTAACAGCCTCCGGAGGTTTAACCTATCAATGGAGTAATGGAAACACAGGTTCGTCTATATCTGTCGGTCCGACAGTAAATTCAGTATATACGGTTTCTGTTTCGAATGGCTTTTGTGCAAAAGTAGATTCTGTAACCATAACAATTAACCCAACTCCATCTGCCAATGCAGGAGCTGACCAAACTATATGTGCTTTGGCTACAGCTACATTAAATGCTACCGGTGGAGGATTCTATTTATGGAGTAATGGAGCTACCACATCTTCAATTTCTATACTTCCTAGTAATACAAGTATCTACACAGTAACCGTATATAACAATATGTGTCATGATACAGATGAAGTAATTGTCTCTATAGTAACACCAATTGCAGATGCCGGAAATAATAGCACAATTACCGAAGGTCAGAGTACAACGTTACA
- a CDS encoding fibronectin type III domain-containing protein: MKKNALSVLMLLGAFAAKSFAQCDAPVNLNASYSNNVSTFTWDNVSGANAYNLELKFQWDSQFTPLATVSVNSFSISGIFQTAPLEWRVNADCGNAVSAYSATQPYSTPCPEPASLSVSNITGTSATLNWVPESGYNTNTSDFVVSYRLANTSNSWISLGHTSSPTKNVTSLLSSTTYEWRVYQSCMYANGNYVYGQFTTAYLPCDAPTNLILSNVASSTANVSWAGVSGGLTYSVEYKTANSSNWSTPLVTSANNTSLSGLTPSTLYDIRVKATCASGTSTYITSQFTTYSSVCAAYGANSSEFIDYFKIGSITRTSGKETGGYVNTNLNTNLVIGSNNAGQFSAGFNPGIVFGEYYAIYIDFNRNGSFTDAGERVVSPTYVNSGSAVYNFNISIPTTATQGLCKMRVIMRRSNSNITPCATNFKGEVEDYNVTLVTGSNKTDNENTGSLDTKGLVYPNPSNGEFTFEMPIDNTIKSYTVTNMYGQVIVNNVSVNDSYNQFQLDLSNFPKGIYILTVQDANNKFQTHKLQKN, from the coding sequence ATGAAAAAAAATGCCCTCTCTGTACTAATGCTTTTAGGAGCTTTTGCTGCTAAATCTTTTGCGCAATGCGATGCCCCCGTTAATTTAAATGCAAGTTATTCAAATAACGTTTCTACTTTTACGTGGGATAATGTAAGCGGAGCAAACGCATATAATCTCGAACTAAAATTTCAATGGGATAGCCAATTTACACCACTTGCAACCGTTTCTGTCAACTCATTTAGTATATCTGGAATATTTCAAACTGCTCCATTAGAATGGAGAGTAAATGCCGATTGTGGCAATGCGGTAAGTGCATACTCTGCAACCCAACCTTATTCAACACCTTGCCCTGAGCCAGCTTCGTTATCAGTTTCAAATATTACCGGTACTAGCGCTACATTAAACTGGGTGCCTGAATCGGGTTATAATACAAACACTTCAGACTTTGTTGTTTCTTATCGACTAGCCAATACATCTAACTCTTGGATATCATTAGGACACACCTCTAGTCCAACAAAAAATGTTACAAGTTTATTGTCGAGTACAACCTACGAATGGCGAGTATATCAAAGCTGCATGTATGCAAATGGAAATTACGTTTATGGTCAATTTACCACTGCGTATTTACCTTGTGATGCACCAACTAACCTTATTTTAAGCAATGTTGCATCATCTACCGCAAATGTTTCGTGGGCAGGAGTTTCAGGAGGATTAACTTATTCTGTAGAGTATAAAACAGCTAATAGTTCTAATTGGTCAACTCCACTTGTTACAAGTGCAAACAATACAAGCTTGAGTGGTTTAACACCATCTACATTATATGATATTCGTGTAAAAGCAACATGTGCATCAGGTACAAGCACCTATATTACAAGCCAGTTTACAACTTATTCATCTGTTTGTGCTGCATATGGAGCAAACAGCAGCGAGTTTATTGATTATTTTAAAATTGGTAGTATAACAAGAACATCAGGAAAAGAAACCGGTGGATATGTAAATACAAATTTAAATACAAATTTAGTAATAGGCTCTAACAATGCAGGACAATTTAGTGCAGGGTTTAATCCCGGAATTGTTTTTGGCGAATATTATGCCATATACATAGATTTTAACCGTAACGGAAGCTTTACAGATGCAGGCGAAAGAGTTGTTAGTCCAACATACGTTAATAGTGGGTCGGCTGTTTATAATTTCAATATTTCTATTCCTACAACAGCAACTCAAGGTCTTTGTAAAATGAGAGTTATAATGCGCAGATCAAATTCAAATATTACACCTTGCGCAACTAACTTTAAAGGCGAAGTAGAAGATTACAATGTAACATTGGTTACAGGTTCGAATAAAACAGATAATGAAAACACTGGTTCGCTAGATACAAAAGGTTTGGTTTACCCAAATCCATCAAATGGCGAATTTACATTCGAAATGCCAATCGACAATACTATAAAGTCTTATACAGTAACAAATATGTACGGACAAGTTATTGTGAACAACGTATCTGTAAACGATAGCTATAATCAATTTCAATTGGATTTAAGTAATTTCCCAAAAGGAATTTATATTCTTACTGTTCAGGATGCTAACAATAAATTTCAAACTCATAAGCTACAAAAGAATTAA
- a CDS encoding DUF1761 domain-containing protein has translation MQINFLVLALAALVPMVVGFIWYNPKVLGNAWMNAAGLTEEKLKGANMALIFGLSYLFAFFLAMSINFMVIHQFHMQSILMNEPGFQETGSEINLMLTDFLAKYGSNFRTFKHGAFHGIIGGIFTALPILATNAMFERKGFKYIAINAGYWILTFALMGGVICQFA, from the coding sequence ATGCAAATTAACTTTTTAGTATTAGCCTTAGCGGCTTTAGTTCCAATGGTTGTTGGATTTATATGGTACAACCCAAAAGTATTAGGCAATGCATGGATGAATGCGGCCGGATTAACAGAAGAAAAACTGAAAGGCGCTAATATGGCGTTGATTTTCGGACTGAGCTATTTGTTTGCTTTCTTTTTGGCAATGTCAATCAATTTTATGGTTATTCACCAATTTCACATGCAGTCTATTTTGATGAATGAGCCTGGATTTCAAGAAACAGGTTCTGAAATTAATTTAATGCTTACAGATTTTTTAGCAAAATACGGTTCAAACTTTAGAACTTTTAAGCACGGTGCGTTTCACGGAATTATTGGTGGAATATTTACTGCACTGCCTATTCTAGCAACAAATGCTATGTTTGAACGCAAAGGATTTAAATACATAGCTATAAATGCAGGATATTGGATTTTAACCTTTGCTTTAATGGGCGGAGTTATTTGTCAATTTGCTTAA
- a CDS encoding alanine dehydrogenase — protein sequence MSVSTIKLGIVREEKNPPDKRVPFTPLQCTELLKEYPNLEIYIQPSTIRSYEDSEYLGFGLTLQEDLSNCDILMGVKEIPIDKLIPNKKYFFFSHTIKKQPHNKKLLQAIIQKGITLVDYETLTDKEHNRLIGFGRYAGIVGAYNGLLGYGKKYDLFHIKPANKCRDRAEIEEELKRVKLPNIKILITGGGRVANGCVETVSSLKIRKVTPYEFLHNSYREPVYCQLHSKDYYSAKDGSSWNMKDFYLHPDSYVSNFVPYTKVCDLLITGHFWDSRTPALFTKDNMRSSDFRISVIADVTCDINGSIPSTVRASTINEPFYGYNPTTEQEDIPFRNHSVTVMAVDNLPCELPRDASEDFGKELLNGIMPSLFREDKEGIIERATIASNGKLMERFTYLSDYIA from the coding sequence ATGTCAGTTTCTACCATAAAACTTGGAATTGTAAGAGAAGAAAAAAATCCACCGGATAAGCGTGTACCATTTACGCCTTTGCAATGCACTGAGCTTTTGAAGGAATATCCGAATCTAGAAATATACATTCAACCATCTACCATACGTTCTTATGAAGATTCTGAATATTTAGGCTTTGGGCTCACTTTACAAGAAGATTTAAGCAATTGCGATATTCTGATGGGAGTAAAGGAAATTCCAATAGATAAGCTTATTCCTAATAAAAAATATTTCTTTTTTTCGCACACCATTAAAAAGCAACCGCACAATAAAAAACTGCTACAAGCCATTATCCAAAAAGGAATTACACTTGTTGATTATGAAACATTAACAGATAAAGAGCACAACCGATTAATAGGATTTGGACGATATGCAGGAATTGTAGGAGCATACAATGGATTGCTAGGCTATGGAAAAAAATACGATTTATTTCATATAAAACCTGCCAATAAATGCCGAGATAGGGCAGAGATAGAGGAGGAGTTGAAACGTGTAAAATTGCCCAATATTAAAATTTTAATTACCGGTGGTGGGCGTGTTGCCAATGGTTGTGTAGAAACAGTAAGCTCCTTAAAAATTAGAAAAGTTACACCGTATGAATTTTTACACAATTCGTATCGAGAACCTGTTTATTGTCAATTACACTCCAAAGATTATTATTCGGCTAAAGATGGCAGTTCATGGAACATGAAAGACTTTTATTTACATCCGGATAGTTACGTTTCAAATTTTGTTCCCTACACAAAGGTGTGTGATTTGCTCATTACCGGGCATTTTTGGGATAGCAGAACTCCGGCACTTTTTACAAAAGATAACATGCGCAGTTCCGATTTTAGAATAAGCGTAATAGCCGATGTTACCTGTGATATTAATGGTTCGATTCCAAGTACAGTTAGGGCAAGTACTATAAATGAGCCATTTTATGGATACAATCCAACTACAGAGCAAGAAGATATTCCATTTAGAAATCATTCTGTAACGGTAATGGCAGTAGATAATTTACCTTGTGAATTGCCTCGTGATGCTTCAGAAGATTTTGGTAAAGAGTTGTTAAACGGAATAATGCCTTCCTTATTCCGCGAAGATAAAGAAGGCATTATTGAAAGAGCTACTATTGCTAGTAATGGTAAGTTAATGGAACGATTTACGTATTTGTCCGATTATATTGCTTAA
- a CDS encoding glyoxalase/bleomycin resistance/extradiol dioxygenase family protein, which yields MKSKIFINLAVKDLAKSENLYSQIGFTKNPQFSDDTACCMVFSEEIFVMLLTHEKFKTFATKPIADTKNNLAGIFALSVDSLTTVTKIADNAVKAGATEPRPFTDYGFMQMRVIEDFDGHTWEIFYMDMSKFPQGQ from the coding sequence ATGAAATCAAAAATATTTATCAATTTAGCAGTAAAAGACCTTGCAAAATCGGAAAATCTGTATTCGCAAATAGGCTTTACCAAAAACCCTCAATTTTCTGATGATACGGCTTGTTGCATGGTTTTTAGCGAAGAAATTTTTGTAATGTTATTGACTCATGAAAAATTTAAAACCTTTGCTACTAAACCAATAGCAGATACAAAAAACAATTTAGCCGGAATATTCGCCCTTTCTGTTGATAGCTTAACTACCGTAACAAAAATTGCAGATAATGCTGTAAAAGCCGGTGCTACCGAACCAAGACCATTTACGGATTATGGCTTTATGCAAATGAGAGTAATTGAAGATTTTGATGGACATACATGGGAAATTTTTTATATGGATATGAGTAAATTCCCTCAAGGTCAATAA
- a CDS encoding VOC family protein: protein MTESIYPCLWFDNNAKEAATYYCSIFKNSQIINETPFVVIFEINGSKFMGLNGGNEFKFNEAVSFVVNCENQQEIDYYWGKLTIDGQEGKCGWLKDKYGVSWQIVPSILGKLMSDAEKAPKVMYAFMQMKKFDIEKLLSV from the coding sequence ATGACAGAATCCATTTATCCGTGTTTATGGTTTGATAACAATGCCAAAGAAGCTGCTACTTACTACTGCTCTATTTTTAAAAATTCACAAATAATTAACGAAACTCCCTTTGTAGTTATTTTTGAAATTAATGGAAGTAAATTTATGGGGCTAAATGGTGGCAACGAGTTCAAATTTAACGAGGCAGTATCTTTTGTAGTTAACTGCGAAAATCAACAAGAAATAGATTATTATTGGGGCAAACTTACCATTGATGGACAAGAAGGAAAATGCGGCTGGTTGAAAGACAAATATGGAGTTTCATGGCAAATTGTGCCAAGCATTTTAGGTAAGCTAATGAGTGATGCCGAAAAAGCACCCAAAGTGATGTATGCTTTTATGCAAATGAAAAAATTTGACATCGAAAAGCTTCTTAGTGTTTAA
- a CDS encoding DEAD/DEAH box helicase, producing the protein MNHSEILSRFNIDALNKMQVDVGKAIIDNNSVVLISPTGSGKTLAFLLPLLRLINSQANNTQALILVPSRELAIQIEQVFKQMKSGLSITCCYGGHSTQIEKNNLDANPHIVVGTPGRIAHHIKRGTISSLTIHTLILDEFDKSLQEGFHQEMSFIINYLRNITKRILTSATELKLIPDFVGIENPTVLDFTTPSQDTKPTLKMKFTRAKGVDKFNALFLLLGSIGNQSKIVFCNHRDTVERISEQLTKLTIEHGIYHGGLEQIDREKTLIKLRNGSIQLIVTTDLASRGLDIPELEAIVHYQLPTTQDVMIHRNGRTARMNASGTAYFLLDEGDYLPPFLDTKPEEIDLPKKLIIPEPCNWKTLYIAAGKKDKINKMDIVGMLLKKGGLQKEELGKIEVLDHSAYAAIKSDKIVNTLDMVRNEKIKNRKIKMEISS; encoded by the coding sequence ATGAACCACTCTGAAATTTTATCGCGCTTTAATATTGATGCATTAAATAAAATGCAAGTTGATGTTGGAAAAGCTATTATCGACAATAATTCGGTAGTGCTAATTTCCCCAACAGGATCGGGAAAAACATTGGCGTTTTTATTGCCATTGTTACGGTTAATCAACTCGCAAGCAAACAATACACAGGCTTTAATTCTTGTTCCTTCTCGCGAATTAGCCATACAAATAGAACAAGTATTTAAGCAAATGAAAAGCGGTCTTAGCATAACTTGTTGTTATGGCGGACATTCAACTCAAATAGAAAAAAATAATTTAGATGCCAATCCACATATTGTTGTTGGCACTCCGGGACGCATAGCACATCATATAAAAAGAGGGACAATTTCTAGTCTAACGATACACACACTTATTTTAGACGAATTTGATAAATCTTTGCAAGAAGGATTTCATCAAGAAATGTCTTTTATAATAAATTATTTGCGCAACATTACAAAACGCATTTTAACTTCTGCTACCGAGTTAAAACTTATTCCAGATTTTGTTGGAATTGAAAATCCGACAGTGCTTGATTTTACAACGCCATCGCAAGATACCAAGCCTACATTAAAAATGAAATTTACCAGAGCAAAGGGTGTAGATAAATTCAATGCATTGTTTTTATTGTTGGGTAGCATTGGTAATCAATCAAAGATTGTGTTTTGCAATCATAGAGATACTGTTGAAAGAATTTCAGAGCAATTAACCAAACTAACTATTGAGCATGGCATTTATCACGGGGGATTGGAACAAATAGATAGAGAAAAGACATTGATAAAGCTAAGAAACGGAAGCATTCAGTTAATCGTTACTACCGATTTAGCCTCCAGAGGACTTGATATACCTGAGCTAGAAGCTATTGTTCATTATCAACTGCCAACCACGCAAGATGTAATGATTCACCGAAATGGCAGAACCGCGAGAATGAATGCAAGTGGAACAGCCTACTTCTTATTGGACGAAGGAGATTATCTACCTCCGTTTTTAGACACTAAACCGGAAGAAATTGATTTACCGAAAAAGTTAATTATACCTGAACCTTGCAATTGGAAAACACTTTACATTGCAGCCGGCAAAAAAGATAAAATAAATAAAATGGATATTGTGGGAATGCTATTAAAAAAGGGTGGATTGCAAAAAGAAGAGTTGGGAAAAATTGAAGTGCTTGACCACTCGGCATATGCAGCCATAAAAAGCGATAAAATTGTAAATACGCTTGATATGGTAAGAAATGAAAAAATTAAAAACAGAAAAATTAAAATGGAAATTTCTAGTTAG